One segment of Phaeacidiphilus oryzae TH49 DNA contains the following:
- a CDS encoding enhanced serine sensitivity protein SseB C-terminal domain-containing protein codes for MAGGLAAGDRFPDVASDERPGPPRAAADLGAAVDALRSAPPGRPRLEAYETLLRAVADGTLYALLWHGEPGSPDAQYGSMEVAGYGYVPTVSSPAQLAASGWQRAHEACGGRELAAVLYPSRWGLWLDPHAAGGGVGVPWADLRRVALGLDRLPAGPLEISEPAVAAEPFYEALKRGARAVPGLRALRRAWVAPALGEPYLAIGLELDDPHASADDARAMVRRALAEAAPADCRVAVLAAPDEDDSVALWMAAGPAPFYRR; via the coding sequence GTGGCCGGCGGCCTCGCAGCAGGCGACCGCTTCCCCGACGTGGCGTCGGACGAACGGCCGGGACCGCCGCGGGCGGCGGCCGACCTCGGCGCCGCGGTCGACGCCCTGAGGTCCGCCCCTCCCGGACGCCCCCGCCTGGAGGCGTACGAGACGCTGCTGCGCGCCGTCGCGGACGGCACCCTCTACGCCCTCCTCTGGCACGGCGAGCCGGGCTCCCCGGACGCCCAGTACGGGAGCATGGAGGTGGCCGGCTACGGCTATGTGCCGACCGTCAGCTCCCCGGCCCAGCTGGCCGCCTCCGGCTGGCAGCGGGCCCACGAGGCCTGCGGGGGGCGGGAGTTGGCCGCCGTGCTGTATCCGAGCCGGTGGGGCCTGTGGCTGGATCCGCACGCCGCCGGCGGCGGCGTCGGCGTCCCCTGGGCGGACCTCCGCAGGGTGGCGCTCGGCCTGGACCGGCTGCCGGCCGGGCCGCTGGAGATCTCCGAACCGGCCGTCGCGGCCGAGCCCTTCTACGAGGCGCTGAAGCGCGGTGCCCGGGCGGTCCCCGGGTTGCGCGCGCTGCGGCGCGCCTGGGTGGCCCCCGCTCTGGGGGAGCCGTATCTCGCGATCGGCCTCGAACTGGACGATCCGCACGCCTCAGCCGACGACGCCCGGGCGATGGTCCGGCGCGCGCTGGCCGAGGCCGCCCCCGCGGACTGCCGGGTGGCGGTGCTGGCCGCCCCGGACGAGGACGACTCGGTGGCCCTCTGGATGGCCGCCGGACCGGCGCCGTTCTACCGCCGGTGA
- the gcvH gene encoding glycine cleavage system protein GcvH → MSNPQHLQYSKEHEWLTAAEDGVSTVGITAFAADALGDVVYVQLPEVGQAVTAGESCGELESTKSVSDLYSPVDGEVTEVNQAVVDDPALVNSAPFEDGWLFKVRLAGAPEGLLSADEYAAHTGN, encoded by the coding sequence ATGAGCAACCCGCAGCACCTGCAGTACAGCAAGGAACACGAGTGGCTGACCGCCGCCGAGGACGGTGTCTCCACCGTCGGCATCACGGCCTTCGCCGCCGACGCGCTGGGTGATGTGGTCTACGTCCAGCTGCCCGAGGTCGGGCAGGCCGTGACCGCCGGCGAGAGCTGCGGCGAGCTCGAGTCCACCAAGTCGGTCTCCGACCTCTACTCGCCGGTCGACGGCGAGGTCACCGAGGTCAACCAGGCCGTCGTGGACGACCCCGCGCTGGTGAACTCCGCCCCCTTCGAGGACGGCTGGCTGTTCAAGGTCCGTCTGGCGGGCGCCCCCGAGGGCCTGCTCAGCGCGGACGAGTACGCGGCCCACACCGGCAACTGA
- a CDS encoding enhanced serine sensitivity protein SseB translates to MTYPPEGMPVDHAHIPGQQHAAPAGAYAGSHTSGGSLGGWPENELEQVLSLASGDPGATPRVVEVLGRSRVWVPLPNGGDPASDQLNLPSMELAGQLFVPVFSSETQLRTGSSDPSMPFVVAPVREFARGLPVGVGIAVNPGGVIGIPIPAEGVRTLCGGGEHENPEGAVRPGAGGGSRVSLRQPASHEDPVEFLAAAASEFAGVPVVLTARRALASAEGEPEKMYVGVELDGWQPADQEAATLALGRALGAVPLPWEVNIVLLDVAQDPVGDWLLAEVAPFFARG, encoded by the coding sequence ATGACCTACCCGCCAGAAGGAATGCCCGTCGACCACGCGCACATCCCCGGGCAGCAGCACGCCGCTCCCGCGGGCGCGTACGCGGGTTCCCACACTTCCGGCGGCAGCCTCGGCGGCTGGCCGGAGAACGAGCTGGAGCAGGTGCTCTCGCTCGCCAGCGGCGACCCCGGGGCGACCCCGCGGGTGGTCGAGGTGCTCGGCCGCAGCCGGGTGTGGGTGCCGCTGCCGAACGGCGGCGACCCGGCCAGCGACCAGCTGAACCTGCCGAGCATGGAGCTGGCCGGCCAGCTCTTCGTGCCGGTCTTCAGCTCCGAGACGCAGCTGCGGACGGGCAGCTCCGATCCGTCGATGCCGTTCGTGGTGGCCCCGGTGCGGGAGTTCGCCCGGGGGCTGCCGGTGGGCGTGGGGATCGCGGTCAACCCCGGCGGGGTGATCGGCATCCCGATTCCGGCCGAGGGCGTGCGGACGCTCTGCGGCGGCGGGGAGCACGAGAACCCGGAGGGTGCGGTGCGCCCGGGCGCGGGCGGCGGCTCCCGGGTGTCGCTGCGGCAGCCCGCCTCGCACGAGGACCCGGTGGAGTTCCTGGCGGCCGCGGCGAGCGAGTTCGCGGGCGTCCCGGTGGTGCTCACCGCGCGGCGCGCGCTGGCCTCGGCCGAGGGCGAGCCGGAGAAGATGTACGTCGGCGTGGAGCTGGACGGCTGGCAGCCGGCGGACCAGGAGGCGGCCACCCTCGCCCTCGGGCGCGCCCTGGGCGCGGTCCCGCTGCCCTGGGAGGTCAACATCGTGCTGCTTGACGTGGCCCAGGACCCGGTCGGCGACTGGCTGCTGGCCGAGGTGGCGCCTTTCTTCGCGCGCGGCTGA
- a CDS encoding ABC transporter permease, protein MTAPLHDSGSATLEASVEAPAPAAVKIAGRSPGRIAWERLKRDKVALAGGAVVILLILVAVLAPVITHFLGYPVDQPNGSLIDPNLGTPKGALGGISGKHLLGVDPTFGRDVFSRIVYGAQVSMLVAFLAAALAVVLGTLLGSAAGYFGGWIDAVISRVMDVLLAFPQLLFSIALISVLPDKVFGMSGSAPRIGVLVVVIGFFGWPYIGRIVRGQTLSLREREFVEAAKSLGARPGRILIKELLPNLVAPILVYTTLMIPTNILTEAALSYLGVGVKPPTPSWGQMLSDALQTYTIDPAYMVIPGVAIFITVLAFNLFGDGLRDALDPKGS, encoded by the coding sequence ATGACAGCGCCACTCCATGACAGCGGAAGCGCCACCCTGGAGGCTTCGGTAGAAGCTCCGGCCCCGGCCGCCGTCAAGATCGCGGGCAGATCCCCGGGACGAATCGCCTGGGAACGCCTGAAGCGGGACAAGGTCGCCCTCGCCGGCGGCGCCGTGGTCATCCTGCTGATCCTGGTCGCCGTACTGGCGCCGGTGATCACCCATTTCCTCGGATACCCGGTCGATCAGCCCAACGGATCACTGATCGACCCGAACCTGGGCACTCCGAAGGGGGCACTGGGCGGGATCAGCGGCAAGCACCTCCTCGGCGTCGACCCGACCTTCGGCCGCGACGTGTTCAGCCGCATCGTCTACGGCGCCCAGGTCTCCATGCTGGTCGCCTTCCTCGCGGCCGCCCTCGCCGTCGTCCTCGGCACGCTGCTGGGCAGCGCCGCCGGGTACTTCGGCGGCTGGATCGACGCGGTGATCAGCCGGGTGATGGACGTGCTGCTGGCCTTCCCGCAGCTGCTCTTCTCCATCGCGCTGATCTCCGTGCTCCCGGACAAGGTCTTCGGGATGAGCGGCAGCGCGCCCCGGATCGGGGTGCTGGTCGTCGTGATCGGCTTCTTCGGCTGGCCGTACATCGGGCGCATCGTCCGCGGCCAGACCCTCTCGCTCCGTGAGCGGGAGTTCGTCGAGGCGGCGAAGAGCCTGGGCGCCCGGCCGGGGCGGATCCTGATCAAGGAGCTGCTGCCGAACCTGGTCGCGCCGATCCTCGTCTACACCACCCTGATGATCCCGACCAACATCCTCACCGAGGCGGCCCTGAGCTACCTCGGGGTGGGCGTCAAGCCGCCGACTCCGTCGTGGGGGCAGATGCTGTCGGACGCCCTGCAGACCTACACGATCGACCCGGCCTACATGGTCATCCCCGGCGTGGCGATCTTCATCACCGTGCTCGCCTTCAACCTCTTCGGCGACGGGCTGCGTGACGCGCTCGACCCGAAGGGCAGCTGA
- the glyA gene encoding serine hydroxymethyltransferase, producing MSASSSLLNQSLHELDPEVATAVDAELNRQQSTLEMIASENFAPVAVLEAQGSVLTNKYAEGYPGRRYYGGCEHVDVVEQLAIDRVKELFGAEAANVQPHSGASANAAAMFALLKPGDTILGLDLAHGGHLTHGMKINFSGKLYDVVAYHVDAETSRVDMAEVERLAKEHRPKLIVAGWSAYPRQLDFAEFRRIADAVDAYLMVDMAHFAGLVAAGLHPNPVPFADIVTTTTHKTLGGPRGGVILSTAEIAKKINSAVFPGQQGGPLEHVIAAKAVAFKVAASEEFKDRQRRTLEGAKLLAERLSAADAREAGVKVLSGGTDVHLVLVDLVDSELDGKQAEDRLHEIGITVNRNAVPNDPRPPMVTSGLRVGTPALATRGFDAEDFREVADVIAEALKPSCDVAALRTRVEALAAKHPLYPGL from the coding sequence ATGTCCGCTTCTTCTTCCCTGCTCAACCAGTCGCTGCACGAGCTCGACCCCGAGGTCGCCACGGCGGTCGACGCCGAGCTGAACCGCCAGCAGTCCACCCTGGAGATGATCGCCTCCGAGAACTTCGCGCCGGTCGCGGTGCTGGAGGCGCAGGGCTCGGTGCTGACCAACAAGTACGCCGAGGGCTACCCCGGCCGCCGGTACTACGGCGGCTGCGAGCACGTCGACGTGGTCGAGCAGCTGGCGATCGACCGGGTCAAGGAGCTGTTCGGCGCGGAGGCCGCCAACGTCCAGCCGCACTCGGGCGCCTCGGCCAACGCGGCCGCGATGTTCGCGCTGCTCAAGCCGGGCGACACCATCCTGGGCCTGGACCTCGCCCACGGCGGGCACCTGACCCACGGAATGAAGATCAACTTCTCCGGCAAGCTGTACGACGTGGTCGCCTACCACGTGGACGCGGAGACCTCGCGGGTGGACATGGCCGAGGTCGAGCGGCTGGCCAAGGAGCACCGGCCGAAGCTGATCGTGGCCGGCTGGTCGGCGTACCCGCGGCAGCTGGACTTCGCCGAGTTCCGGCGGATCGCGGACGCGGTGGACGCCTACCTGATGGTGGACATGGCCCACTTCGCCGGGCTGGTCGCGGCGGGCCTCCACCCGAACCCGGTGCCCTTCGCGGACATCGTCACCACCACCACCCACAAGACCCTCGGCGGTCCGCGCGGCGGCGTGATCCTCTCCACCGCCGAGATCGCCAAGAAGATCAACTCGGCGGTCTTCCCGGGGCAGCAGGGCGGCCCGCTGGAGCACGTCATCGCGGCGAAGGCGGTCGCCTTCAAGGTCGCGGCGAGCGAGGAGTTCAAGGACCGCCAGCGCCGTACCCTGGAGGGCGCGAAGCTGCTCGCCGAGCGGCTGTCCGCGGCGGACGCCCGGGAGGCCGGGGTGAAGGTCCTCTCCGGCGGCACCGACGTCCACCTGGTCCTGGTGGACCTGGTCGACAGCGAGCTGGACGGCAAGCAGGCGGAGGACCGGCTGCACGAGATCGGCATCACCGTCAACCGCAACGCCGTGCCGAACGACCCGCGTCCGCCGATGGTCACCTCGGGCCTCCGGGTGGGCACGCCCGCGCTGGCCACCCGCGGCTTCGACGCGGAGGACTTCCGCGAGGTCGCCGACGTCATCGCCGAGGCCCTGAAGCCGAGCTGCGACGTGGCGGCGCTGCGGACCCGCGTCGAGGCGCTGGCCGCGAAGCACCCGCTGTACCCGGGGCTGTAG
- the gcvT gene encoding glycine cleavage system aminomethyltransferase GcvT: MSTTRRTALDARHRALGATMTDFAGWDMPLRYGSEREEHNAVRTRAGLFDLSHMGEIAVAGPQAGALLDHALVGSLSPLAVGRARYTMICREDGGILDDLIVYRTGDEEYLVVANASNAQTVLDALTERAAGFDAEVRDDRDAYALIAVQGPEAAGILSGLTGADLDGLKYYASLPATVAGIEALVARTGYTGEDGFELFVDPASAEALWDALTEAGREAGLVPCGLACRDTLRLEAGMPLYGHELSTELTPFDAGLGRVVKFEKTANEGRFVGRAALEAAAEQAAAEPPRVLVGLVSPGRRVPRAGYSVVTAEDGAVIGSVTSGAPSPTLGKPIAMAYVDAAHAAAGTQVAVDIRGSREPVEVVALPFYKRAR; this comes from the coding sequence ATGAGCACCACCCGCCGTACCGCGCTCGACGCCCGCCACCGGGCGCTCGGCGCGACGATGACCGACTTCGCCGGCTGGGACATGCCGCTGCGCTACGGCAGCGAGCGCGAGGAGCACAACGCGGTCCGCACCCGCGCCGGCCTCTTCGACCTCTCCCACATGGGCGAGATCGCCGTCGCCGGCCCGCAGGCCGGCGCCCTCCTCGACCACGCCCTGGTCGGCTCGCTCTCCCCGCTGGCCGTGGGCCGCGCCCGGTACACCATGATCTGCCGCGAGGACGGCGGGATCCTGGACGACCTCATCGTCTACCGCACCGGCGACGAGGAGTACCTGGTCGTCGCCAACGCCTCCAACGCGCAGACCGTGCTGGACGCCCTCACCGAGCGCGCGGCCGGCTTCGACGCCGAGGTCCGGGACGACCGGGACGCCTACGCGCTGATCGCCGTGCAGGGCCCGGAGGCCGCCGGCATCCTCAGCGGCCTGACCGGCGCGGACCTGGACGGCCTCAAGTACTACGCCTCCCTCCCGGCCACCGTCGCCGGGATCGAGGCGCTGGTCGCCCGCACCGGCTACACCGGCGAGGACGGCTTCGAGCTCTTCGTCGACCCCGCCTCCGCCGAGGCCCTGTGGGACGCCCTGACCGAGGCCGGCCGCGAGGCCGGCCTGGTCCCCTGCGGTCTGGCCTGCCGGGACACCCTGCGCCTAGAGGCCGGGATGCCGCTCTACGGCCACGAGCTCTCCACCGAGCTGACCCCGTTCGACGCGGGCCTCGGCCGGGTGGTCAAGTTCGAGAAGACCGCCAACGAGGGCAGGTTCGTCGGCCGGGCCGCGCTGGAGGCGGCGGCCGAGCAGGCCGCGGCCGAGCCGCCGCGGGTGCTGGTCGGCCTGGTCTCCCCGGGACGGCGGGTGCCGCGGGCCGGCTACTCCGTGGTCACCGCCGAGGACGGCGCGGTGATCGGCTCGGTCACCTCCGGCGCCCCCTCGCCGACCCTGGGCAAGCCGATCGCCATGGCGTACGTGGACGCCGCGCACGCCGCCGCCGGCACCCAGGTGGCCGTGGACATCCGCGGCAGCCGGGAGCCGGTCGAGGTCGTGGCGCTCCCCTTCTACAAGCGCGCCCGCTGA